The following proteins are encoded in a genomic region of Apis mellifera strain DH4 linkage group LG14, Amel_HAv3.1, whole genome shotgun sequence:
- the LOC100576688 gene encoding histone H1, gonadal isoform X1: MANYKIMQGENVVKDYRLLETGKGPDARMAFKRSQRIEAQVVEAIRRLQAIQGSTPQEISNYIAQEYNIPGSEIRPHVQLALKRGVTYGILQRLKGGCYTYNPDFLNGQCISGGDATVEIPCKGRRRRRGRSRRRGRRRRAGRSRRRSRRRKTSRRRRSSSRRRRRGRRRRREEFPKEIDGLDLTKQPTKSSSLLTKDSPQSNHSISENSEGKQE, translated from the exons ATGgccaattataaaatcatgcaAGGCGAGAATGTGGTAAAAGACTATCGTCTCTTGGAAACAGGAAAGG gTCCAGATGCTAGAATGGCATTCAAAAGATCTCAACGAATCGAAGCACAAGTCGTGGAAGCTATCCGCAGATTACAAGCCATACAAGGATCAACTCCCCAGGAAATTAGTAATTACATTGctcaagaatataatattcctgGTTCTGAAATCAGACCACATGTCCAACTCGCTCTCAAGAGAGGCGTAACTTATGGAATTCTTCAACGTTTAAAGGG agGATGTTACACGTACAATCCAGACTTCCTCAACGGTCAGTGCATAAGTGGTGGCGATGCAACGGTCGAGATTCCTtgtaaaggaagaagaagaagaagaggacgtTCAAGAAGAAGAGGACGAAGACGTAGAGCTGGAAGATCTCGTCGTAGATCTCGTCGTAGAAAAACCTCGCGAAGAAGAAGATCTTCCTCGAGGCGTAGACGACgtggaaggaggagaagaagggaagaatttCCGAAGGAAATCGATGGGCTGGACTTGACCAAACAACCGACGAAAAGCAGCAGCCTCTTAACGAAAGACAGTCCACAAAGCAACCATTCGATCTCTGAAAATTCTGAAGGAAAGCAAGAATAA
- the LOC100576688 gene encoding histone H1, gonadal isoform X2, whose protein sequence is MAFKRSQRIEAQVVEAIRRLQAIQGSTPQEISNYIAQEYNIPGSEIRPHVQLALKRGVTYGILQRLKGGCYTYNPDFLNGQCISGGDATVEIPCKGRRRRRGRSRRRGRRRRAGRSRRRSRRRKTSRRRRSSSRRRRRGRRRRREEFPKEIDGLDLTKQPTKSSSLLTKDSPQSNHSISENSEGKQE, encoded by the exons ATGGCATTCAAAAGATCTCAACGAATCGAAGCACAAGTCGTGGAAGCTATCCGCAGATTACAAGCCATACAAGGATCAACTCCCCAGGAAATTAGTAATTACATTGctcaagaatataatattcctgGTTCTGAAATCAGACCACATGTCCAACTCGCTCTCAAGAGAGGCGTAACTTATGGAATTCTTCAACGTTTAAAGGG agGATGTTACACGTACAATCCAGACTTCCTCAACGGTCAGTGCATAAGTGGTGGCGATGCAACGGTCGAGATTCCTtgtaaaggaagaagaagaagaagaggacgtTCAAGAAGAAGAGGACGAAGACGTAGAGCTGGAAGATCTCGTCGTAGATCTCGTCGTAGAAAAACCTCGCGAAGAAGAAGATCTTCCTCGAGGCGTAGACGACgtggaaggaggagaagaagggaagaatttCCGAAGGAAATCGATGGGCTGGACTTGACCAAACAACCGACGAAAAGCAGCAGCCTCTTAACGAAAGACAGTCCACAAAGCAACCATTCGATCTCTGAAAATTCTGAAGGAAAGCAAGAATAA